Proteins from one Prosthecobacter sp. genomic window:
- a CDS encoding GntR family transcriptional regulator — protein MPKNRSEPRRNLAHDIASQMRRDIISGTFKPGEALAEPALAGRFGVSRAPVREAMIELERAGLVQFETTGRTRVRMLEEKDVVEIVEARIALESMGARLAAVRWTDEDTRWIERSITAQEKAATGVKFSALDIAMHEHIMKCGGNERLVTLWQCVRWQFEMALTHIHSLQQNMAPDLRRFSVMGHAKVLKTLADRQPEMAAKVMAQHIKDSIEWYAPQASGTMPTAASRARNGRPGKTGEHAVPVNVFNPFSK, from the coding sequence ATGCCAAAGAATCGCTCTGAGCCCCGACGCAATCTCGCCCATGACATTGCCTCGCAGATGCGTCGTGACATCATTTCCGGCACGTTCAAGCCGGGTGAGGCGCTCGCGGAACCGGCACTGGCCGGACGGTTCGGGGTCAGCCGTGCGCCGGTGCGGGAAGCGATGATCGAGCTGGAACGTGCGGGGCTGGTTCAGTTTGAGACGACCGGCAGAACCCGCGTCAGGATGTTGGAGGAAAAGGACGTGGTCGAAATCGTCGAAGCCCGGATCGCCCTGGAGTCGATGGGGGCTCGGCTGGCGGCGGTCCGTTGGACCGATGAGGACACCCGATGGATCGAGCGAAGCATCACCGCCCAGGAGAAGGCGGCGACGGGTGTGAAGTTCAGCGCCTTGGACATCGCCATGCATGAACACATCATGAAGTGCGGGGGAAATGAACGGCTGGTCACGCTCTGGCAATGCGTCCGCTGGCAGTTCGAGATGGCGCTGACCCACATCCACAGCCTCCAGCAAAATATGGCCCCCGATCTCCGCCGCTTCAGCGTGATGGGGCACGCGAAGGTGCTCAAAACTTTGGCTGACCGCCAGCCGGAGATGGCCGCCAAAGTGATGGCTCAGCACATCAAAGACTCCATCGAATGGTATGCCCCGCAAGCCTCGGGGACCATGCCGACAGCAGCCTCCCGCGCCAGGAATGGACGTCCCGGCAAGACGGGTGAGCACGCCGTGCCAGTGAACGTTTTCAACCCATTTTCAAAGTGA